CACCTCCGACTTGACGTACTGCATCGTGTCGTAGATGGCGAGGCCCGAGGTGACCACGCCCCCGGGCGAGTTGATGTAGAGCATGATGTCGCGGTCGGGGTCCTCGGATTCGAGGAACAAAAGCTGCGCGATCACCGTGTTGGCGACATCGTCATTGATCGGACCCCCGAGAAAGACGATGCGGTCCTTGAGCAGGCGGGAGTAGATGTCCCAACCCCGCTCGCCGCGGTGGGTCTGCTCGATCACGGTTGGAATCACGATATTCGTCTCGGGCTGCCACATCGGTCGTGCTCCTATCGCGATCCCGCAGCCATTGGCTCGACCATTGGCTCGACCATTGGCTCGACCATTGGCTCGACCATTGGCTCGACCATTGGCTCGACCATTGGCTCGGCCATTGGCTCGGCCACCGTGATCTTGCTCCGAGCGACCAGCAGGTCGATCGTCTTGTCGTGCCGCAAGGAGCGCCGGAGCTGCTCCATCCGGCCCTCCTTCTCGAATTCGCTGCGCACCCGGCTGAGGTGCTGGCCGCGCTCGCTGGCGAGCTCCTGCAGGTGTCTTTCGACATCCTCGTCGACGACCGAGACCGCCTCCTGCTTGGCGATGGCCTCGATCAGCAGGAACGAGCGCACGCTCTGCTCGGCTCCGCTGCGCAAGCGCTCCCGCGCCGCCTCGTCCTTGGTGCTCTCTTCGCCCATCAACATGCGTTGAAAGGCGGACATCTGCTCCATCTGCCGCTCGACCAGCACCGGCGCCAAGGGCACCTCGTGGCGCTCGAGCAGCTTCTTCACGAGCAGCTCCTTGCACTCCTCCACCGCGCGGCGCTCGTCGGCCACCAGGAGCTGCTCGCGCAGCTTGTCGCGCAGCTCGGCCAGCGTCTCGGCCTCGCCCGTATCGCGCGCCATCTCGTCGTCGAGCTCGGGCACGACCTTGCGCTTGAGGTCGTTGACCGTCACCAGCAGGCGGGCCTTGTCCGGCCCTTGGGCGTCGCCCTCCGCATCGCCGGCGGCCGCGCCGAGGTCCAATTCGACCTGGAGCTCCTTGGTCTCGGGGGCCAGGCCGGTCAGAGCGGCCGCCAGGCCCGGCAGCGGCTCGCGCGGCGGCTCGCCCAGCTCGACCAGCACGCCGTCGCGCGTGTAGGGCCGCTCGCCCAAGCGACCTAGCAAATCGACGAGCAGCACGTCGCCGGCGGCGGTCGGGCGCCCCTCGACGGGCACGTACTCAGTCAGCTCCTGCTGCTTGGCGCGCAGGGCCTGCTCGACCTGCTCATCGTTGACCCGCGCGGGACGGCGCTCGAGCTCCACGTCGAAGTAGTCCTTCGCCTCGATCTCGGGCAGCACCTCGAGCAGCGCCGTGTAGCGGAAGTCCTCGCCCGGGCTGATCGCGCCCTCATCGACCGCCGGCGTCGCGACGGGGTCGATATCATGCTCGCCCAGCGCCTTGACCAGGCTGTCGCGCACCAGCGCCTGCGCCACATCGGCGCTGACCTGCGGGCCGAAGAGGCGCTCGAGCATTTGCCGTGGGACCTTGCCGCGGCGGAAACCCTTCAACTCCACCCCGCGACCGAGCTCGCCGAAGGCCTCGTCGATGCGACCTTTGACCTGCGCCCAGGGGATCGCCACCGCCAGGCGGCGTTGCACGTCGCTCAGTCGCTCGACCGACGCCCGGTACTCGAGCACGCTCTCCGCCATCATCGACCCATCCTTGCCGCCCGGCTCCAGCCCCGAGCCGCTAAACCGCGCAGCCTGCGCGCGCCCGCAACCACGGCGCAGGGGCGCCGCTGCGGGCGTTTTTTACCATGGTGCAGGTCGAAGTCAACGCGCAGCGCGTGGGAGCGGCGGCGGGAGCTGAACGCAGGCGTCGGCAGGCGTCGGCAGGTGGGCGTTGCAGCGCCGCCCCCAGGCGCCTAGTCGCCCAGGCGCGAGAGGTCGTCGCCGCTCAGCATGCCCTTCGAGCGCAGCAGCTGCAGCAGCATCGAGAAGCGGTCGCTTTGGGCCCGAAGCTGGCGCTCGAGCTGAGCCAACTGGGCGCCATGGTCGTCCTGCGGACTCCCGGCAGCGAGCTCCCCGGGCGAGCGTGGGTGCGGTGCCGGCGGGTCGGCGCCGAGAGCCCGGCTGGCGCCGCCGGCCATGGCGGCGGTTGGCGGGCTCTTGGGCTGCGGCGCGCTGCGGCCCGGGCCGCCCGGCGCGAGCCCGGCCGGCAGAGCGATCGGCGCGGGACCCTCGAGTGCCCCAACGACGTCGAGGGCCCCGATCTCGCCGACGCTGACCTCGTCGAAGCTGATCTCCTTACGACCCAGCAGGCGCGGCGCTGTTGCCGCGCTCCCGCGCTCGAACTCTCGGGCACCGCTCGCCGGCGCCAGCGCACCCAGCGGCGCCACGCCCTCGTAGACCCGGCCCAGGGCGCGCTCGATCGCGCTCGGCAGCGCGAAATAGGGGCGCACGTTGTACCGCGTCGCGACACGCACCTCGTCGACGGCATCGAGGCTCGCCGGATCGGCCATCGCCACGTCGAGGAAGCGACGCTCGCGGTCGACCTTGATGCAGACCAGGCGGTGGCGCTGACAGATGTCATCCGGAATGAAGCGCGCCGCGCCGAGGTCGATCAGCTCGGGATCGAGCGCGACC
This genomic stretch from Pseudomonadota bacterium harbors:
- the tig gene encoding trigger factor, which translates into the protein MMAESVLEYRASVERLSDVQRRLAVAIPWAQVKGRIDEAFGELGRGVELKGFRRGKVPRQMLERLFGPQVSADVAQALVRDSLVKALGEHDIDPVATPAVDEGAISPGEDFRYTALLEVLPEIEAKDYFDVELERRPARVNDEQVEQALRAKQQELTEYVPVEGRPTAAGDVLLVDLLGRLGERPYTRDGVLVELGEPPREPLPGLAAALTGLAPETKELQVELDLGAAAGDAEGDAQGPDKARLLVTVNDLKRKVVPELDDEMARDTGEAETLAELRDKLREQLLVADERRAVEECKELLVKKLLERHEVPLAPVLVERQMEQMSAFQRMLMGEESTKDEAARERLRSGAEQSVRSFLLIEAIAKQEAVSVVDEDVERHLQELASERGQHLSRVRSEFEKEGRMEQLRRSLRHDKTIDLLVARSKITVAEPMAEPMVEPMVEPMVEPMVEPMVEPMVEPMAAGSR